Proteins encoded together in one Streptomyces sp. B1I3 window:
- the lepB gene encoding signal peptidase I, translating into MAVGARSGHDGPEDRPSGDGIAREAAGDGGSGGGDHPPGDVPGDDSPGGGGTAQRKPRSFWKELPLLIGIALILALLIKTFLVQAFSIPSDSMQNTLQRGDRVLVDKLTPWFGSEPERGEVVVFHDPGGWLEDTATPEPNAVQKFLSFIGLMPSAEEKDLIKRVIAVGGDTVECKKNGPVTVNGKALDDKAFIFEGNSACDDQPFGPIHVPEGRIWVMGDHRQNSLDSRYHQELPGQGTVSTDEVVGRAIVIAWPVNRWATLPVPGTFDQPGLDAAASAAVPGALGVAGALPLVFWRRRRLTSGRTAG; encoded by the coding sequence TTGGCGGTCGGCGCACGATCCGGACACGACGGGCCCGAGGACCGGCCTTCGGGCGACGGGATTGCGCGGGAGGCGGCGGGTGACGGCGGATCCGGGGGTGGCGACCACCCGCCCGGGGACGTTCCGGGCGACGATTCCCCGGGAGGCGGTGGCACCGCGCAGCGGAAGCCGCGGTCGTTCTGGAAGGAACTGCCGCTTCTCATCGGTATCGCGCTCATCCTCGCCCTGCTGATCAAGACGTTCCTGGTCCAGGCGTTCTCGATCCCTTCGGACTCCATGCAGAACACGCTGCAGCGGGGCGACCGGGTGCTCGTGGACAAGCTGACGCCGTGGTTCGGCTCGGAGCCCGAGCGCGGCGAGGTCGTCGTGTTCCACGACCCGGGAGGCTGGCTCGAGGACACCGCGACGCCGGAGCCCAACGCCGTGCAGAAGTTCCTGAGCTTCATCGGGCTGATGCCCTCCGCGGAGGAGAAGGACCTCATCAAGCGGGTCATCGCGGTGGGCGGCGACACCGTGGAGTGCAAGAAGAACGGCCCGGTGACGGTCAACGGCAAGGCGCTGGACGACAAGGCGTTCATCTTCGAGGGCAACAGCGCGTGCGACGACCAGCCCTTCGGGCCGATCCACGTGCCCGAGGGCCGGATCTGGGTGATGGGCGACCACCGGCAGAACTCCCTGGACTCCCGGTACCACCAGGAGCTTCCGGGACAGGGCACCGTGTCCACGGACGAGGTGGTCGGACGGGCCATCGTCATCGCCTGGCCGGTGAACCGCTGGGCGACCCTTCCGGTCCCGGGCACGTTCGACCAGCCCGGACTGGACGCGGCGGCCTCGGCGGCCGTGCCGGGAGCACTCGGTGTAGCCGGGGCGCTGCCCCTCGTGTTCTGGCGTCGCCGGAGGCTGACCAGCGGGCGTACCGCCGGGTAG
- the lepB gene encoding signal peptidase I, whose amino-acid sequence MSGTGRTGDGRGRLGNTLSNLAVAVGCVLFLGGFAWGAVVYKPYTVPTGSMTPTVNAGDRVLAERIEGGDVRRGDVVVFTDQAWGDVPMVKRVVGVGGDTVACCDSEGRLTINGKPIEEPYLQVWGGGGALPGGDGNAAGKGTPASGQNFTAEVPEGQLFLLGDERSESLDSRVHLKDPGQGSVPRSAVEARVDAVAWPMNGMIERPEAFADLPGGVSSSGPLPLQIGALGLGLLLILGGSAYGPIAARSARGKRRPGVSAGAH is encoded by the coding sequence ATGAGCGGAACAGGACGTACGGGCGACGGCCGGGGCCGGCTCGGCAACACGTTGTCGAACCTGGCCGTGGCCGTCGGTTGTGTGCTCTTCCTCGGCGGCTTCGCCTGGGGAGCGGTGGTCTACAAGCCGTACACCGTACCGACCGGGTCGATGACGCCCACGGTGAACGCCGGGGACCGGGTGCTCGCGGAGCGGATAGAAGGCGGCGACGTACGGCGCGGTGACGTGGTCGTCTTCACGGATCAGGCCTGGGGCGACGTACCCATGGTGAAGAGGGTCGTCGGCGTGGGCGGCGACACGGTCGCCTGCTGCGACAGCGAAGGCCGCCTCACCATCAACGGCAAGCCCATCGAGGAACCGTATCTGCAGGTGTGGGGCGGTGGCGGGGCCCTCCCGGGCGGCGACGGGAACGCCGCCGGCAAGGGGACTCCGGCCTCCGGCCAGAACTTCACGGCCGAGGTGCCCGAAGGACAGCTCTTCCTGCTCGGGGACGAACGCAGTGAATCGCTGGACTCCCGCGTCCACCTCAAGGACCCGGGGCAGGGCTCGGTGCCCCGCAGCGCCGTGGAGGCCCGGGTCGACGCGGTGGCATGGCCCATGAACGGCATGATCGAGCGGCCCGAGGCGTTCGCCGACCTGCCCGGTGGCGTGTCCTCCAGCGGTCCGTTGCCGCTGCAGATCGGCGCGCTCGGGCTGGGCCTGCTGCTCATCCTGGGCGGATCCGCCTATGGGCCGATCGCAGCCCGCTCGGCGCGCGGGAAGAGGCGACCGGGGGTCTCCGCCGGTGCGCACTGA
- a CDS encoding recombinase family protein — MARVLGALRLSRASDESTSVVRQKMSIQRWANDRGHEVVAWVEDVDVSGAIAPWERPSLSEWLPSTIGKDVSTVEARLAWEASRASEWDILCGMKLDRISRRVLHIAHLVEWAGESGKEIAAAEDGFDLSSPMGKILFQLIAAFAEGELEAIKMRAKSSYTHLMKSGRWRGGFVPYGYRAEKEAEGEGWRLVPDEFGVATAKTLREIVRRIVEDGQAINAVCRWLNEDRTKTPTPLDAQRMRAGKEAKGALWRVGNLNKMLHSHTLLGQVEMTEEVVLPDGAKEKRTRLVRDPEGLPLQRAEPILSKGEWDTLQAKLTENSRPHSAHRYDRSPLLRVAFCTCGRALYRNHGRHHMYYRCSSRNISGAECGQGDAIQAKLLEGAIEEAFLRAVGHAEIVRRIFRPGVDHTSDVAEVTRALAELREDREAGLYSSELGKREYREEYLRLEAKREALSAMPVVPDRWEEIPTGQTYADRWEEINSPAEKNKELREAGVKAIVHREDLPKGLPLVELGETKGTVRHTLGRIELLLPRDLYDRVRRFAAKHSA, encoded by the coding sequence ATGGCAAGGGTTCTGGGCGCGCTGCGCCTGTCGAGGGCATCGGACGAGTCAACCTCGGTCGTCCGTCAGAAGATGTCCATCCAGCGATGGGCTAACGACCGAGGGCATGAGGTGGTCGCTTGGGTCGAGGACGTTGACGTGTCCGGCGCCATCGCCCCATGGGAGCGGCCGAGCCTTAGCGAGTGGCTCCCCTCCACCATCGGCAAGGACGTAAGCACGGTAGAGGCTCGCCTCGCCTGGGAGGCGTCACGAGCGAGCGAGTGGGACATCCTCTGCGGAATGAAGCTCGACCGCATCTCGCGTCGAGTGCTGCACATCGCGCACCTCGTCGAGTGGGCCGGCGAAAGCGGCAAGGAGATTGCTGCGGCCGAGGACGGATTCGACCTCTCCTCGCCAATGGGGAAGATTCTTTTCCAGCTCATCGCCGCCTTCGCAGAGGGTGAGCTCGAAGCGATCAAGATGCGAGCGAAGTCCTCGTACACCCACCTGATGAAGTCGGGCCGGTGGCGTGGAGGCTTCGTGCCGTATGGCTACCGGGCTGAGAAGGAAGCCGAGGGCGAAGGGTGGAGGCTCGTACCGGATGAGTTCGGCGTAGCCACGGCGAAGACCCTCCGGGAGATCGTCCGGCGCATCGTCGAGGACGGCCAGGCCATCAACGCCGTATGCCGGTGGCTTAACGAGGACCGAACCAAGACCCCTACCCCACTCGACGCGCAGAGGATGAGGGCAGGGAAGGAAGCGAAGGGAGCTCTCTGGCGTGTCGGCAACCTGAACAAGATGCTCCACTCTCACACCCTCCTCGGACAGGTTGAGATGACCGAGGAGGTGGTTCTCCCCGATGGCGCGAAGGAGAAGAGGACGCGTCTCGTGCGTGACCCGGAAGGACTACCTCTCCAGCGCGCGGAGCCGATCCTCAGTAAGGGGGAATGGGACACCCTTCAGGCGAAGCTCACGGAGAACTCTCGACCGCACTCCGCCCACCGTTACGACCGGTCCCCCTTGCTCCGCGTGGCGTTCTGCACCTGTGGGCGTGCCCTGTACAGGAACCACGGCAGGCACCACATGTACTACCGGTGCAGCTCTCGGAACATCTCCGGTGCCGAGTGCGGCCAAGGCGACGCCATACAGGCGAAGCTCTTGGAGGGGGCGATCGAGGAGGCGTTCCTCCGTGCCGTCGGCCACGCGGAGATCGTCCGTCGAATCTTCCGCCCCGGAGTCGACCACACGAGCGATGTCGCCGAGGTGACACGCGCGCTTGCCGAGCTCCGCGAGGATCGCGAAGCAGGGCTCTACTCCTCCGAGCTCGGGAAGAGGGAGTACCGGGAGGAGTACCTCCGGCTCGAAGCGAAGCGCGAGGCGCTCAGCGCCATGCCGGTGGTACCGGACAGGTGGGAGGAGATCCCTACCGGGCAGACCTATGCAGACAGGTGGGAGGAAATCAACTCTCCGGCGGAGAAGAACAAGGAGCTCCGCGAGGCAGGCGTGAAGGCGATCGTGCACAGGGAGGATCTCCCGAAGGGGCTCCCCCTCGTGGAACTTGGCGAGACCAAGGGCACCGTTCGCCATACGCTCGGGAGAATTGAGCTCCTCTTGCCGAGGGACCTCTACGACCGAGTGCGCCGCTTCGCGGCCAAGCACTCCGCGTAG
- the lepB gene encoding signal peptidase I, producing the protein MDTEAEHTERDRSSAPEEGQEEGSRSTHVPDRPATPMSWGRAVFLGALTTVALLLFSAFVLQPFLIPSGSMEPTLRVGDRVLVNKLAYRFGSGPGRGDVVVFDGTGSFVQEVREENAVTALLSGAAASLGLAEPAETDFVKRVVGVGGDRVVCCDKRGRLEVNGSALDEDYLHPGDNPSEVAFDIVVPDGTLWMMGDHRSNSRDSRDHLGQPGGGMVPVDRVIGRVDWLGWPLGRLGSLAGTDAFADVRPTGAGHG; encoded by the coding sequence ATGGACACGGAAGCAGAGCACACGGAGCGCGATCGCTCCTCCGCCCCCGAAGAGGGGCAGGAGGAGGGGTCGCGCTCCACGCATGTCCCGGACCGTCCGGCCACGCCGATGTCCTGGGGGCGGGCCGTCTTCCTGGGTGCGCTGACCACGGTGGCCCTGCTGCTCTTCAGCGCGTTCGTCCTGCAGCCCTTCCTCATCCCGAGCGGATCGATGGAGCCCACGCTGCGCGTGGGAGACCGTGTACTCGTCAACAAACTGGCGTACCGTTTCGGATCCGGGCCCGGGCGCGGCGACGTGGTGGTCTTCGACGGCACCGGATCCTTCGTGCAGGAGGTGCGGGAGGAGAACGCCGTCACCGCACTGCTGAGCGGGGCGGCCGCCTCCCTGGGGCTGGCCGAGCCCGCGGAGACCGACTTCGTGAAGCGTGTGGTGGGCGTGGGGGGCGATCGCGTGGTCTGCTGCGACAAGCGGGGGAGGCTCGAGGTGAACGGCAGTGCGCTGGACGAGGACTACCTGCACCCCGGGGACAACCCGTCCGAGGTCGCATTCGACATCGTGGTCCCCGACGGCACGCTGTGGATGATGGGAGACCACCGGAGCAACTCCCGTGACTCCCGCGACCACTTGGGGCAGCCCGGCGGCGGCATGGTGCCCGTCGACCGCGTGATCGGGCGGGTCGACTGGCTCGGCTGGCCGCTCGGCAGGCTCGGCTCCCTGGCCGGGACCGACGCCTTCGCCGACGTACGGCCGACGGGCGCCGGACATGGGTAA
- the trmD gene encoding tRNA (guanosine(37)-N1)-methyltransferase TrmD has translation MRLDVVTIFPEYLEPLNVSLVGKARARGRLDVHVHDLRNWTHDRHNTVDDTPYGGGPGMVMKTEPWGEALDDVLADGYEAGAHSPVLVVPTPSGRPFTQELAVGLSERPWLIFAPARYEGIDRRVMDEYATRMPVVEVSIGDYVLAGGEAACLVITEAVARLLPGVLGNAESHRDDSFAPGAMADLLEGPVYTKPPEWRGRGIPDVLLSGHHGRIARWRRDEAFRRTALNRPDLIERCEAAGFDKKDREILSILGWSPEPGGRFWRRAGAVEE, from the coding sequence ATGCGGCTCGACGTCGTCACGATCTTCCCCGAATACCTGGAACCGCTGAACGTCTCGCTCGTCGGCAAGGCGCGTGCCCGCGGCCGGCTGGACGTGCACGTCCACGACCTGCGGAACTGGACGCACGACCGGCACAACACCGTGGACGACACCCCGTACGGCGGTGGCCCCGGCATGGTCATGAAGACCGAGCCGTGGGGCGAGGCCCTGGACGACGTCCTGGCCGACGGCTACGAGGCCGGGGCGCACTCCCCCGTGCTCGTGGTGCCCACGCCCAGTGGCCGGCCCTTCACCCAGGAGCTGGCGGTCGGGCTGTCCGAGCGGCCGTGGCTGATCTTCGCTCCCGCGAGGTACGAGGGCATCGACCGCCGTGTGATGGACGAGTACGCCACCCGGATGCCCGTCGTGGAGGTCTCCATCGGGGACTACGTCCTGGCGGGCGGGGAAGCGGCCTGCCTGGTGATCACGGAGGCTGTGGCCAGGCTGCTGCCCGGAGTGCTGGGCAACGCCGAATCGCACCGGGACGACTCCTTCGCGCCCGGAGCGATGGCCGATCTGCTGGAGGGTCCCGTCTACACGAAGCCCCCCGAGTGGCGCGGGCGCGGTATCCCGGATGTGCTCCTCAGCGGTCATCACGGCCGTATCGCACGCTGGCGACGGGACGAGGCCTTCCGCCGCACCGCCCTCAACCGCCCCGATCTCATCGAGCGTTGCGAGGCGGCCGGCTTCGACAAGAAGGACCGCGAGATCCTCTCCATCCTCGGCTGGTCCCCGGAGCCCGGTGGGCGATTTTGGCGCAGGGCCGGCGCCGTGGAAGAATAG
- the rplS gene encoding 50S ribosomal protein L19, with amino-acid sequence MASLLDGLNAASLRTDLPAFRPGDTVNVHVRVIEGNRSRIQQFKGIVIRRQGSGVSETFTVRKVSFSVGVERTFPVHSPIFEKIELVTRGDVRRAKLYFLRELRGKAAKIKEKRDR; translated from the coding sequence ATGGCTTCCCTGCTCGACGGCCTCAACGCCGCCTCGCTCCGTACCGACCTCCCGGCGTTCCGCCCCGGTGACACGGTCAACGTCCACGTGCGCGTGATCGAGGGCAACCGCTCCCGTATCCAGCAGTTCAAGGGCATCGTCATCCGCCGTCAGGGCTCGGGCGTCAGCGAGACCTTCACGGTCCGCAAGGTCTCCTTCAGCGTCGGCGTCGAGCGCACCTTCCCGGTGCACAGCCCGATCTTCGAGAAGATCGAGCTCGTCACCCGCGGTGACGTCCGTCGCGCCAAGCTGTACTTCCTCCGTGAGCTGCGCGGCAAGGCCGCGAAGATCAAGGAGAAGCGCGACCGCTGA
- a CDS encoding NUDIX hydrolase: MRTEARKVARIVLLDPDDRVLLLHGFEPEDPATSWWFTPGGGLEGEETREEAAVRELAEETGIAGIALGPLLWTRICSFPFDGRRWDQDEWYFLARTTRTATDQKGLTELERRSVAGLRWWTSAELSATRETVYPTRLAELLRTLLDEGPPRVPLVLAPEIV; this comes from the coding sequence GTGCGCACTGAGGCACGCAAGGTCGCACGGATCGTGCTCCTGGACCCGGACGACCGGGTGCTGCTGCTGCACGGCTTCGAGCCCGAGGACCCGGCGACGAGCTGGTGGTTCACGCCCGGTGGCGGCCTGGAGGGGGAGGAGACCCGGGAGGAGGCGGCGGTGCGCGAGCTCGCCGAGGAGACCGGGATCGCCGGCATCGCCCTCGGCCCCCTGCTGTGGACGCGGATCTGCTCCTTCCCCTTCGACGGAAGGCGCTGGGACCAGGACGAGTGGTACTTCCTGGCCCGGACGACGCGGACCGCCACCGACCAGAAGGGCCTCACCGAACTGGAGCGGCGCAGTGTCGCCGGTCTGAGGTGGTGGACCTCCGCCGAACTCTCCGCGACGCGTGAGACGGTGTATCCGACCAGGCTCGCCGAGCTGCTGCGCACGCTGCTCGACGAGGGTCCCCCACGCGTACCACTGGTTCTCGCCCCCGAAATCGTCTAA
- a CDS encoding helix-turn-helix transcriptional regulator produces the protein MTFEAEQLGDSGTELASLLRELRKRAGLSGDRLAARCNMSQSKVSRIESGKTRPSLVDVEQILRALDAPSSMVAEVAALARLANTEWRNVRQLRRKGLGTRQAELKSLEASSAHIRYFLLSMVTGLLATPEYVRASLAHSPADTSKAVAGKLERQAVLYDVSKQFTFILTEQAVRWPVVSPLSLAEQMDRLSSLTYLPNVRIGVIPIGVPTPRTPLNTFTVYDASLVTIETSAGSLVFRDGRDVQSYLDEFTRYEECAVFDGEARVMLAEWSAGCRS, from the coding sequence GTGACGTTCGAAGCTGAGCAGCTCGGCGATTCCGGTACGGAACTCGCTTCATTGCTGCGAGAGCTGCGCAAGCGAGCCGGTCTCTCCGGAGATCGGCTCGCCGCGCGTTGCAACATGTCGCAGTCCAAGGTGAGCCGGATCGAGAGCGGGAAGACGAGACCCTCCCTCGTTGACGTCGAGCAGATCTTGAGAGCCCTGGACGCGCCTTCGAGCATGGTTGCCGAGGTGGCGGCCCTTGCCAGGCTCGCCAATACGGAGTGGCGAAACGTCCGACAGCTACGCCGCAAGGGGCTCGGGACGAGGCAGGCAGAACTGAAGTCGCTCGAAGCGTCCTCGGCGCATATACGTTACTTCCTGCTCTCGATGGTTACCGGCCTATTGGCGACCCCAGAATACGTACGGGCGAGCCTCGCTCATTCCCCGGCGGACACGAGTAAGGCAGTGGCGGGGAAGCTGGAACGGCAAGCCGTCCTGTATGACGTGTCGAAACAGTTCACGTTCATTTTGACAGAGCAGGCTGTTCGGTGGCCGGTCGTTTCGCCGTTGTCATTGGCTGAGCAGATGGATCGACTCTCTTCGTTGACCTATCTCCCGAACGTGCGTATCGGGGTAATCCCGATAGGAGTGCCCACTCCGCGAACCCCGCTGAATACATTCACCGTCTACGACGCCTCGCTAGTCACCATCGAAACCTCGGCTGGGAGTCTTGTATTTCGTGACGGCCGAGACGTGCAGAGCTACCTCGATGAGTTCACTCGGTACGAGGAATGCGCAGTGTTCGATGGAGAGGCAAGAGTGATGCTTGCGGAATGGTCGGCAGGCTGTCGTTCATGA
- the whiG gene encoding RNA polymerase sigma factor WhiG, which yields MPQHTSGSDRAAVPPAARGTVRPPAPSSLDELWRSYKTTGDGRLREQLILHYSPLVKYVAGRVSVGLPSNVEQADFVSSGVFGLIDAIEKFDIERAIKFETYAITRIRGAMIDELRALDWIPRSVRQKARNVERAYATLEARLRRTPSESEVAAEMGIALEDLHAVFSQLSLANVVALEELLHVGGEGGDRLSLMDTLEDTAADDPVEVAEGRELRRLLARAINTLPEREKTVVTLYYYEGLTLAEIGNVLGVTESRVSQIHTKSVLQLRAKLADAGR from the coding sequence ATGCCCCAGCACACCTCCGGGTCTGACCGCGCGGCAGTTCCACCGGCTGCGCGTGGCACTGTGCGCCCTCCTGCCCCCTCCTCGCTCGACGAGTTGTGGCGTTCGTACAAGACCACCGGCGACGGGCGGTTGCGTGAGCAGCTGATCCTTCACTACTCACCCCTGGTGAAGTACGTCGCCGGCCGGGTGAGCGTGGGACTGCCGTCCAACGTGGAGCAGGCGGACTTCGTCTCCTCCGGGGTGTTCGGACTGATCGACGCCATCGAGAAGTTCGACATCGAGCGCGCCATCAAGTTCGAGACGTACGCGATCACGAGAATCCGCGGCGCGATGATCGACGAACTGCGCGCGCTGGACTGGATTCCGAGATCCGTCCGGCAGAAGGCACGCAACGTGGAGCGCGCCTATGCGACCCTGGAGGCGCGACTGCGGCGTACGCCCTCGGAGAGCGAGGTCGCCGCGGAGATGGGCATCGCCCTCGAGGATCTGCACGCTGTTTTCAGCCAGTTGTCCCTCGCCAACGTCGTGGCGCTGGAGGAGCTGCTGCACGTCGGTGGCGAGGGCGGCGACCGGCTGAGCCTGATGGACACCCTGGAGGACACCGCCGCCGACGATCCCGTGGAGGTCGCCGAGGGCCGCGAGCTCAGACGGTTGCTGGCCCGAGCCATCAACACGCTGCCCGAACGGGAGAAGACCGTCGTCACGCTCTATTACTACGAAGGCCTGACCCTCGCCGAGATCGGCAACGTACTCGGGGTCACCGAGAGCCGGGTCAGCCAGATCCACACCAAGTCGGTCCTGCAGCTCCGGGCGAAACTGGCCGACGCCGGACGCTGA
- a CDS encoding DUF2469 domain-containing protein, whose product MSAEDLEKYETEMELKLYREYRDVVGLFKYVIETERRFYLTNDYEMQVHSVQGEVFFEVSMADAWVWDMYRPARFVKQVRVLTFKDVNIEELNKSDLELPGG is encoded by the coding sequence ATGAGCGCCGAGGACCTCGAGAAGTACGAGACCGAGATGGAGCTGAAGCTCTACCGGGAGTACCGCGATGTCGTCGGTCTGTTCAAATACGTGATCGAGACCGAACGGCGCTTCTACCTCACCAACGACTACGAGATGCAGGTGCACTCGGTTCAGGGTGAGGTCTTCTTCGAGGTCTCCATGGCGGACGCGTGGGTCTGGGACATGTACCGGCCCGCCAGGTTCGTCAAGCAGGTCCGCGTCCTGACGTTCAAGGACGTGAACATCGAGGAGCTCAACAAGAGCGACCTCGAGCTTCCGGGCGGCTGA
- the lepB gene encoding signal peptidase I, whose amino-acid sequence MGNRGRTRGEPDPEIPLPTGSRPTTGRSLPTRAERRKLARKVKRRRRRSAIKEIPLLVLVALVIALVLKTFLVQAFVIPSGSMEQTIRIGDRVLVDKLTPWFGSEPQRGDVVVFKDPGGWLPQEEASTEEPPVGVKQAEELLTFIGLLPSDDEQDLIKRVVAVGGDTVKCCGTDGRVTVNGTALDEPYLHPDSEPSTLQFEVKVPPGRIFVMGDHRSNSADSRFHLDDPGNGTVSLDEVVGRAVLIAWPYAHWRRLEEPATYASVPDGRAGTTAAPGPSNSVSSQDRNGMVLLPTPAELPLVMGVVGLRRFRRGRWHGVRSGCGGFGGRRTIRTRRARGPAFGRRDCAGGGG is encoded by the coding sequence ATGGGTAACCGGGGCCGCACACGCGGGGAACCGGACCCGGAGATACCGCTGCCCACCGGATCGCGGCCGACCACGGGCCGCTCGCTGCCCACCCGGGCGGAGCGCCGCAAGCTGGCCCGCAAGGTGAAGCGCCGCAGACGCCGGTCCGCGATCAAGGAGATACCCCTCCTCGTCCTGGTGGCGCTCGTGATCGCGCTCGTGCTCAAGACCTTCCTCGTACAGGCCTTCGTGATCCCGTCCGGGTCGATGGAGCAGACCATCCGCATCGGCGACCGGGTGCTGGTGGACAAGCTGACGCCGTGGTTCGGCTCCGAACCGCAACGGGGTGACGTCGTGGTCTTCAAGGACCCCGGCGGCTGGCTGCCGCAGGAGGAAGCCTCCACCGAGGAACCGCCGGTCGGCGTCAAACAGGCCGAAGAACTGCTGACCTTCATCGGGCTGCTGCCCTCCGACGACGAGCAGGATCTGATCAAGCGCGTGGTGGCCGTCGGGGGCGACACCGTCAAGTGCTGCGGCACGGACGGCAGGGTCACGGTGAACGGCACGGCACTCGACGAGCCGTACCTGCATCCCGACAGCGAGCCATCCACTCTCCAATTCGAGGTAAAGGTTCCGCCGGGCCGGATCTTCGTGATGGGCGACCACCGGTCCAACTCCGCCGACTCACGCTTCCACCTCGACGATCCGGGCAACGGCACGGTCTCGCTGGACGAGGTCGTGGGCAGGGCCGTCCTCATCGCCTGGCCGTACGCCCACTGGCGCAGGCTGGAGGAGCCCGCGACGTACGCCTCGGTCCCGGACGGGCGTGCCGGGACGACGGCGGCGCCCGGCCCGTCGAATAGTGTGTCCTCCCAGGATCGCAACGGAATGGTCCTGCTCCCGACCCCTGCGGAACTCCCGCTCGTTATGGGAGTGGTGGGCCTGCGCCGGTTCCGGCGCGGGCGGTGGCACGGAGTGAGGAGTGGATGTGGGGGATTTGGCGGTCGGCGCACGATCCGGACACGACGGGCCCGAGGACCGGCCTTCGGGCGACGGGATTGCGCGGGAGGCGGCGGGTGA
- a CDS encoding YraN family protein: MNARGALGRYGEDLAARLLTDAGMAVLDRNWRCRAGEIDIVAADGDAVVVCEVKTRRADSFEQPMEAVTPAKADRLRRLAEIWLDRHGGPPPGGVRIDLVGVVLPRRGAPVAEHVRGVA; the protein is encoded by the coding sequence ATGAACGCACGGGGGGCACTCGGGCGGTACGGCGAGGATCTGGCGGCGCGGCTGCTGACCGACGCCGGGATGGCCGTACTGGACCGCAACTGGCGCTGTCGCGCCGGAGAGATCGACATCGTCGCCGCGGACGGTGACGCGGTGGTCGTCTGCGAGGTGAAGACCCGCAGGGCGGACTCCTTCGAGCAGCCGATGGAGGCCGTCACCCCGGCCAAGGCGGACCGGTTGCGCCGGCTCGCCGAGATCTGGCTCGACCGGCACGGCGGACCGCCGCCCGGCGGCGTCCGGATCGACCTGGTCGGAGTGGTCCTGCCCAGGCGTGGGGCCCCGGTCGCCGAGCACGTACGGGGCGTGGCCTGA
- a CDS encoding DUF6879 family protein, which translates to MLLDGDEWRVTLREFRLEAWRLETLPQYLMPQESEELEAFRAGKRVDPSTYSSPYTENLKQIRREGKSKGRVHILTRPLSEYLRFEFARYYAPHVRAGEEIRILDVTDRENPLPEAQDFWIFDRSKVVLMNYEENGTQISRELHEGDPAPFIEYQRIAVAESVPFLEYVGE; encoded by the coding sequence GTGCTCTTGGATGGTGACGAGTGGCGGGTGACTCTGCGGGAATTTCGGTTGGAGGCGTGGAGACTGGAGACCCTGCCGCAATATCTCATGCCGCAGGAGTCCGAGGAGCTCGAAGCATTCCGGGCCGGTAAGCGGGTTGACCCGAGTACCTACTCATCTCCGTACACCGAGAACTTGAAGCAGATACGAAGGGAAGGGAAGAGTAAGGGGAGAGTGCACATCCTGACTCGACCGCTCTCCGAGTATCTGCGCTTTGAGTTCGCCCGGTACTATGCGCCGCATGTGCGAGCCGGCGAGGAGATTCGGATTCTCGATGTGACTGACAGAGAGAACCCGTTGCCGGAGGCTCAAGACTTCTGGATTTTCGACCGCTCGAAGGTTGTCCTTATGAATTACGAGGAGAACGGAACACAGATCAGTCGCGAACTGCACGAGGGTGACCCTGCGCCGTTCATCGAGTACCAGCGAATTGCCGTTGCCGAGTCGGTGCCGTTCTTGGAGTACGTGGGGGAGTGA
- a CDS encoding helix-turn-helix domain-containing protein, producing the protein MFQIEGTNYMTVRETARRLGLHPGSVRNWRANGVEPIESVKLGASVLYRVQDVERLAVERGR; encoded by the coding sequence GTGTTCCAGATCGAAGGCACCAACTACATGACCGTCCGGGAGACAGCACGTCGCCTCGGACTCCACCCCGGCAGCGTCCGCAACTGGCGAGCCAACGGCGTCGAGCCCATCGAGAGCGTCAAGCTCGGGGCGTCCGTGCTGTACCGAGTGCAGGACGTCGAGCGCCTCGCTGTGGAGCGTGGCCGGTGA